The region tatatatataaaatatataagcAAACGCTTTTATCCAAAACGACATACAGTCGTGCGCGCATACATTGTGTGCAGgccattgacaaaaaaaatctcaattcAAACCATTTTCAATTTAGCACACCAAAATgtggaggggtgtgaatactttcagaaggcgcGGTATATTTAAAGGAATTTGTGAAGGTGATTCTTACCGGCACCATGAGCAGTCCTTCACATCGAAGCGCAACAAGTCATTCAGCATGTTTTTCCTGTCAGAAGTCAATAGGGGCTTAGTTAGATCACTGAGGATTTCCACACGACCTCGACATTGCAATGCAACCACATGAATATGTGACTCAAACATGTCTTACCCATTATCTCCCCCGAATACATATATGGCATCCCTGTATGCCACAACGGTATGCTTGCTGCGTCTGCAGAattgaaaatatgttttacataTGCAACTGTCACAATGGTCACACCAGCAATCACAAGGAATAGCCTAACAACATTGTCGTCAGCACCGCAGCACTAGCTACAAATAAATGTATAGTGACATTAGTTGTCAACTCACCTGGCACCGACAAACTCATCACACGGTGGGAGCCTTCTCCAGCGATGGACAGTCTCGAATGGGCCGAAATTAAGTGTCAAATATTCCACACTGTCCGAGCAGCTATGGTCGAAATCAACACTTGGTGCAACTTTGGTGGATTTACAAGACATGGTTACATGACCATCACATCCAACCAATCTCTTCTTAGCTGTCCATAGCAAGACCGTGCCCTCTAGGTCAAAAGCCACCCACCCTGGGATTATGCTGATACAGTTACTAGATGAATTTGCAGATACACTGTTTGTCATTCAGTTAGCTAAGCTTTCCTTTCATCTTAAAATCGTCCTTTTTACTGGCGAAAGGGCAACCAAGAATAGGAGATGTGACTTAGCTAACGTTACCCGAACCGGCTAGctaagctagctagttaacggccACTGAATAGCCAGCTAGTTACAAATAAATACATCGGGATGATAAATCTTTAATATGTTCCCctctatctaaaaaaaaaaatgaatactcCAACAATGTATATACCATTAATATCTATGTTACCAAAAGTGGCATTTACTAGCTACAACAATCGTAATGTTTTTCTTGCTGcaaaacaaaaaatgtcacaAATCGCCCACGCCCCTGAAACTGTTGCTGGAAGTTGTAGTTTATACAATAAAGTTTCTTATAGTTCTCAATATATCTTGAAATGTATTAGAACATCATTTCCCATGAACAACAAAGAGTCTCATCCATTGGCTCTCAATGGGGAATATTTAGCCAATCACAGTAAGAAAGTGAGTTGCTCGCTTTTCTCTTCGATTTATCCGCACGTCATCGTGTGCAGTCGCCAGAAAATGAAACGTTTTTTTTccaagtactgtactgtacatacagtatgttcctcTGGTctctgccttcagaaagtattcctaccccttgacttattccactatttgctgtgttacaacctgaattaaaaaatgattaaatatatgtttttctcacccatctacacacaatacctcctaAAGACAAAAACATGTTAGTATCACctatggcagtgattacagctgtgagtctttctggataagtctttaagagctttgcacaccgggattgtacaatatttgcacctTTTTctttttcaagctctgtcaaataggttgttgaccattgctaaacagccattttcatgtctttccatagattttcaagcctaACTAATTTAAAACTGTAACCaggctactcaggaacattcaatgtcttcttagtaagcaactaccgtgtatatttggccttgtgttttaggttattgtcctgctgaaaggtgaatctgtctcccagtgtctgttggaaagcagactgaaccaggttctcCTCTAGGATTTGGCATGTGCCTATCttcattccatttctttttatcctatAAAACTCTCTCGTCATTAACGattgcaagcatacccataacatgcagccaccaccatgcttgaaaattcaaagagtggtactcaatgatgtgttgtgttggatttgccccaaacataacgatttGTATCAtgacataaagtacatttctttagCTTTATGGTGAAATCCATGACAGGtattcttcctctctgacaaccgatttaggaaggacgcctgtatctgtgtattgactgggtgtattgatacaccatccatattgtaattaataacttcaccatgctcaccataggctcccgagtggcgcagcgatctacggcactgcatctcagtgctacaggACACcccggttcaaatccaggctgtttcacaaccagCCCGCATTGTTTGGGTTTGTCCGGTGTAGgccggcattgtaaataagaattcttaactgacttgcctagataaataattaaaaaaataatatttaatgtcagattattttttatttgtacccatctaccaatgggtgcccttctttgtgaggcattggaaaaccttcctggtcgtTGTGGTTGATAcaggtgtttgaaattcactggtcaactgagggaccttacagataattattgtaacaaattgtatgtgtggggtacagagatgaggtggtcattcaaaaataatgttaaacactattattgcacagagtgagtccatgcattTCCTtaagtgacttgttaagcacattttactcctgaacgtatacctgccataacaaagaggttgaaaacttattgactcaagacattccagcttttcattttgaattaatttgtaaactatttcgaaaaacataattGCACCTTGACGTTATGGGGTAGGCCAGTGACACGAAATCTCAGTTTaacccattttaaattcagggtgtcaaggagtgtgaatactttctgaaggcactgtaaattccaCACTGATTACCGCTCACGAAAAATCTTTGTACTCAGAGACACTGAACCACGTTACAGACAAAATGACACACACGCATTTGTGTTTACACATTATCCGTTGTTACTATCATGACTTTATGGTAAAGTGGATGTAAAATAGAGATGATAAAATGGCTTGAAAAGAAAAGCAGAATGCAGCACATCAAGATATCATTTGTGAAATATTAACATAGGGAACAGCGTTCATAATAAAGCAATACAACAGACACCTTTTTAATTTGGTCTTTATTTCGAAAATACAAGAGTATCACTTTCTAAAATTGGCAGGGCTGATGGGTTAGATCCGACTATTCAGTATTCACATTTTATTGTCCTAAATTTGCCCTCAATATGTTCTTGAATATGTGTTTTTCATAAAGGGGAATCTGAACTTGTTGTCATTGAAACCAACCAAATAGACAAATGGAGAAATGGTTCGGGTCAGTTTTCAATAGTATTCAATTTCACCATAAATAAATAGAGGGGAAATTAAAGGGACCATTTGCCCCCTATAAACACAAAACACACTTTAAAGCGGGAGAGTGACGTATGTTACAATGCTATGCATATCTTCAGATTGTAACTGCAAACGTTGCCGTTCTCAAGCACCTACCGGGTACATTACATTTTGCAAACATGCACTGTATTTATGGGAAAATAAATGTAGGTATTTGTTTCATTGGTCAATTGCtgcagtgcttaatttgagccggATCCAGTTGGAACAGGTTTGGCACTTCTCCGTTTTTAACATTTTCGTTCCAGAACCCATTTGCCAGGATCCAGTACATCTTGTGGCATGAACAATTATTTTCACTgtttacaatgtaaaaaatataataaaagcAATCTGAGTTAATTCAACTTTGACTCCTGCCCCGTAAAAAAAACGTAATGAGAAAACGTGCCTGATATTCTAAGAATGTGTCCATGTTGGGCTGGACCGGGTTTATGGTTTGCCCAACATTGTGCCCTATACCAACGCGTGACCATTGCTGTGGTGAGAGAAGGAAGCACGACTGTATCCTTTACATAACTAAAATGAGATTCACTTtctatgacctctctctctccctctttctactctGATAGACATGAACCTTCAACTCTCTTCTCTCCAGCTTTGCACTTCATAATTTATTTCCTTATATAATCATAGCCACAGGAAGGTTGCTGGAGGTGCCGCAGCAACACTGATAGATTGAAATAGCCTACATTTGCCAACGCTGAAGAATTACCACTGTCTGTTCAGGAAGAaattaaacaattctgtatactACATCAGGAGTAAAACTATAATTCacccacagaggatcaatagcttaTAAAAAAAATGCTGGCTAGGTGTGGATTGTGTGTAGCCGAACCGCAAAGGCATGCCTACAGTCCGGAACGCGCGGAAAATCTTTCAGTGAACAAACAGCATGCAGCCAAAACAGGCATTTCACAATATTTCCAAATACAATCGcgggaaaacacaggttggaaagaAAATGGATCCTGCTGAAAAGAAGGCTAACCTGTTATCAACTTCCAAATAGGCATATTGAGACAACAGcattgttttacaaagtaaagCAAGAGAGAGATACGCTTTTTGGCACGAGTGCATCGGCCATCACCGGCGAGTGAGCAGCGCACAATTGGGAGAGTCAGTGAAATTGCAAAGCTTTTTTAGGACTatcatttcctcctcatattgtataCTATGTGTCTCCCCGCACACACAGGCCTAAGCTATTGATGAATTCAAGACAAACTCATTTCTAGTGATCTCAGATTCTCCGTGTCAAAGTTGCCTGTCATTTCGATCATTCGTGAGGTATTAAAAATAGTATGCTAAAGTCTCCATTAATCTAATATGATGTAGAATTAATTTCATTCAATGTTTTAATAAAAGGCCACATTTTTCACGGACACTAAGctccatttccccccccccccccatatgtaGAATGTATGCAAGCGCTTCTTCTCTACCGCTCTATGCCAGTAGCAAAAGCTATGATAATGCTGCATGGAATTTATTATAAAGGTGATTTTTTTCTTCATGTATTCTGGTACATCAGAGCCCCGCAAGTCACCCCCCTCTCTGGCACACTGTTCTGGCACCTaccaatttacaaattaagcactgcattgttgatatagtcccaaaatgttttgcttgtcagcgatcaagttttcaagatatataactttcaaaatacagaaatacagctggtaggatgcattttgcatcatattCTGCAAAACACAGCATCATATGATTCGAAATGCATCATACTAGCtgtaatggggcggcagggtagcctagtggttagagtggttggttggaaggttgcaagttcaaacccccgagctgacacggtacaaatctgtcgttctgcccctgaacaggcagttaacccactgttcctaggccgtcattgaaaataagaatttgttcttaactgacttgcctggttaaataaatgctgacatgcaaaacgttttgggacaatatcaacaatggactaatgaaacaaataccaaaagatagttttggGGTGGAGTTTTCCATTTAGGCAAACAAGTCAATACTGCTGACACATAGGAAGAGTTCATCATTCCATGATTGAGGAGGCTGTGCTAAACAAACAACCGTATGACCTTATGCAGGCATTCAGGCCACGGAtatgcctctctctcactctctctctctctctctctctctccctctctctctcactctctctctctctcaggccacggatatgcctctctctctctctctctctctctctctctctctctctctctctctctctctctctccctctctctctcactctctctctctctcaggccacggatatgcctctctctctctctctctctctctctctctctctctcaggccacggatatgcctctctctctctctctctctctcaggccacggatatgcctctctctctctctctctctctctctctctctctcgccacggatatgcctctgtctctctctctcaggccacatatgcctctctctctctctctctctctctctctcaaatcaccCTTCAGTCACCCGCTTGTCACCAGTTGATCATGTCTCTCACATGTCCCCACAGCTTAGTGATCCACAGGTTGACCCCCAGCTCTGTCAGGTATTGCAGCTCGGGTGTGAGCATCTTACGGCACAGCTTGAGGTGGGCCTTGTCCACGTTCTTTTTCAGGTTGTAGCCCATGATGGACTTCTCCCCGATGGGCTGCCAGGGCTGCATGACTGTCTCCTGGATGTTATCTGCATCCACAGCATGCCCTCCCTCAATACAGACGGCCGCCATCTCTGCATTCCTCCTCCGGAGCTCCGCCACGTCGTCAGCCATCCGCTGGTGCCCGTATGCCTCCACCTTCCTCCAAAAGGTGGCATTGAAGTGTTGGTAAAGCCTCCAGTCCACGGCGTTCCACTCCAGGGCCTTGGCCCTCAACTCTGGGGTCAGTTTGGACACGGTGGAGCCCTTCCGGGCGTTGAGCTTGAAGAAGAGCAGGTCGTCCATCTCCCAACAGAGGGCGTCCATGAGCAGGATGAGGGACTCCTCAAAGTGCTCCACCAGCATGACCAGCTGGAAGCAGCCTGCGATGGCCCGGATGCCTTCCTCCACCCTCGGGTCGCCCAGCTCCAGAGTGTTGTCCTGCCCGAAGTCGAAGAACAGAAGATTCTTGAGGTAGAAGGAGTTGAAGCCATCAGGGTCAAAGTAGTGGCGGGGGTCACGCAGGAACTCCCCCACCTTGTCCTTGCCTGGTATTTTCCAGGTCATGGGCACCAGGCGGCCAAAGTAGTGGAAGGAGGATTCAAAGAGCTCAGCCGGGTCTCTGAGGACGGTGATGTAGGAGGTGTCTGTGGGGAGCACCTTGGCCACCTCCGGTGCATTGAAGCGCATGTGGTTGCATATGATATTGAAGCACATGCCAGGCCTGTAGTCCTTGACCTGGGAGCGTTGGAATGAGGATGGGTAGAAGAAGTCGTTACGGCTGTCTGGAAAGGCAAACTTGAGCCTGTGCTTTTCTCCGAAGCGGAAGAGGATGTTGAGGAGCGTGCTGCTGGCCGTCTTGTGGGTCTTCATGAACATGACATCCACTTTGGGAGTGCAGAGGCCCGTCTGTCCCGTGGCATACTGGGAGCCATTTCTGAGTGGTGAGGCGTGAGCTTGAGCCGGCCGATGAGCGCAGGAGTAAGGCACTGGCACCCTATGGAGAGCAAGCgtacacatacagtaacagtcaaaagtttggacacatctactcattcaagggtttttctttatttttttctattttctacattgtagaataatagtgaagacatcaaaactatgaaataacacatatggaatcatgtagtaaccaaaaaagtgttaaacaaatctaaatatattttatatttgcgattcttcaaatagacaccctttgccttgatgacagctttgcacactcttggcattctctcaaccagcttcatgtggaactcacctggaaggcatttcaattaacaggtgtgacttgtaaaaacttaatttgtggaatttctttctgacttaatgcgtttgagccaatcagctgtgttgtgacaaggtaagggtggtatacagaagatagccctatttagtaaaataccaagtccatattttggcaagaacagctcaaataagcaaagaaaaacaacagttcatcattactttaagactttaaggataagttcattataataaatgcttcacagagttcgtGACACATCTCAACACTCAGAGGAGAGAGcatgaattaggccttcatggtcaaattgctacaaagacataactactaaaggacacaaataataaggagagacttgcttgggccaagaaacacaagcaatggacattagaccggtggaaatctgtcctttggtctgatgagtccaaattttagatttttggttccaaccgccgtgtctttgtgagacgcagagtaggtgaacggattatctctgcatgtgtggttcccaccgtgaagcatggaggaggaggtgtgatggtgtgggtgtgcttagctggtgacactgtcagtgatttatttaaaattcaaggcacacataaccagcatggctaccacagcattctgaagctatacgccatccaatctggtttgcgcttagtgggactatcatttgttttttagcAGTACACTGACTCAAAACAcgcctccaagctgtgtaagtgctattttaccaagaaggagaatgttggagtgctgcatcaaatgacctggcctccacaatcacccaacctcaacccaattgagatggtttgggatatgttggaccgcagagttaaggaaaagcagccaacaagtgctcagaatagctggttgagagaatgccaagagtgtgcaaagctgtcatcacaaCAAGGTTGGCTAATTTGAAGAcgctcaaatataaaacatatttagctttgtttaactcttttttggttactacatgattccatatgtgttatttcgtagttttgatgtcttcactattattctacaatgtagaaaatagtcaaaataaagaaaaacccttgaacgagtaggtgtgccc is a window of Oncorhynchus mykiss isolate Arlee chromosome 11, USDA_OmykA_1.1, whole genome shotgun sequence DNA encoding:
- the gal3st1a gene encoding galactosylceramide sulfotransferase, with amino-acid sequence MVVKQGRQWRSMCKGLVLGTLLTSCMILLYCLSAPQVHFNLPEVPVPYSCAHRPAQAHASPLRNGSQYATGQTGLCTPKVDVMFMKTHKTASSTLLNILFRFGEKHRLKFAFPDSRNDFFYPSSFQRSQVKDYRPGMCFNIICNHMRFNAPEVAKVLPTDTSYITVLRDPAELFESSFHYFGRLVPMTWKIPGKDKVGEFLRDPRHYFDPDGFNSFYLKNLLFFDFGQDNTLELGDPRVEEGIRAIAGCFQLVMLVEHFEESLILLMDALCWEMDDLLFFKLNARKGSTVSKLTPELRAKALEWNAVDWRLYQHFNATFWRKVEAYGHQRMADDVAELRRRNAEMAAVCIEGGHAVDADNIQETVMQPWQPIGEKSIMGYNLKKNVDKAHLKLCRKMLTPELQYLTELGVNLWITKLWGHVRDMINW